The DNA sequence GTTTCTCGCACAGGACGTGGCAGCCGGCGTCGAGCGCGGCCAGCGTCTGCGCGGCGTGCTGCTCGTTGGTGGAGCTGATGTAGACGGCGTCCAGCCCGAGCGCGAGCAGCTCGCTCAGGTCGGTGTGGGCGCTGGCGAGGCCCTGCTGCTCGGCGAACTGCTGCGCGCGCGGGGCGCTGCGCGAGCAGACGGCGACCAGCTCCTGCCCGGCGATCTTGCGCAGCGACGGGATGACCCGCTCGGCGATGTTTGTCCTGGTCAAGTTATTTCGCACAGCCCGATAGGTTGTGTGATTGCCGATTGATGCTCGAAGGCATTGGGTGGCAAGTTGCCCAGTGTGGAGTGCAGACGCACGCTGTTGTAGAAGCTGACGATGTAGTCGGCGATGTCGCTCGTGGCCTCGGCATGGTTGGCGTAATCGCGCTGCCAGACGCGCTCCATCTTGAGGTTCAGGAAGAAGCGCTCCATCACCGCGTTGTCCCAGCAGTTGCCCTTGCGGCTCATGCTGCCGACCAGGCCGTGTCTGGCCAGCAGCGCCTGATGCGCCGCGCTGGCGTACTGGCTGCCGCGATCCGTGTGGACGATCAAGCCCGGCGCAGGTTGGCGCTGCACGATGGCCAGTTGCAACGCCCGGCACACCAGCCCGGCCTGCATGTCCGGGGCCATCGCCCAGCCCACCACCTTGCGCGCAAACAAGTCCAGCACCACCGCCAGATACAGCCAGCCGCTGCGCGTGCGGATGTAGGTGATGTCGGCGACCCAGGCCTGATCGGGCCGCGTCGGGTTGAACTGTCGGGCCAGCACATTGGGCGAGATCGGCAGCGCGTGTTTGCTGTCGGTCGTGTGCACGAACTTGCGCTTCCACGTCGAGCGCAGACCATGCTGGCACATCAAACGGCGCACGCGGTAGATCCCCATGACGATGCCACGCGAGGCCACCGCCGTGCGCAGCCGTCGGCTGCCGTACGCCCCGCCGCTGGCCGCAAATGCCGCCTTCAGTTGCACGCTGGCCTCGCACACCGCCGGCTGCATTCGGCTGCGCCTGCGGGCCGCGTAGTAGCCCGAGCGGCTGATGCCCAGCACCCGGCAAACCTGCTCCACCACCGCGGCCTTCTCTTGCAGTTGCCCGACGAGCTTGAAGCTCATCGCAGTTCCCGGGCAAAGAAGGCCGATGCTTTTTTTAAAACTTCTACGTCGCCCCGGAGTTGCTTGTTCTCGGCTTCGAGCTGGCGGATGCGCTGGTGCTCCGCCGTCAACGGCTTGCCGATGCCAGGCTGCCCCAGCTGTTCCGCATCGGCCTGTGCCAGCCAGCGCCGCACCGCCGTCTCGCCCAGCTTCATGTCCCGGCAGACCTCGCCAATGCCCAGGCCCTGCGACCGGATCATCTGCACGATCTGCAG is a window from the Sphaerotilus montanus genome containing:
- a CDS encoding IS3 family transposase (programmed frameshift), encoding MTWTTNVTNTKRRVFDASFKLQIVQMIRSQGLGIGEVCRDMKLGETAVRRWLAQADAEQLGQPGIGKPLTAEHQRIRQLEAENKQLRGDVEVLKKAFGLLCPGTAMSFKLVGQLQEKAAVVEQVCRVLGISRSGYYAARRRSRMQPAVCEASVQLKAAFAASGGAYGSRRLRTAVASRGIVMGIYRVRRLMCQHGLRSTWKRKFVHTTDSKHALPISPNVLARQFNPTRPDQAWVADITYIRTRSGWLYLAVVLDLFARKVVGWAMAPDMQAGLVCRALQLAIVQRQPAPGLIVHTDRGSQYASAAHQALLARHGLVGSMSRKGNCWDNAVMERFFLNLKMERVWQRDYANHAEATSDIADYIVSFYNSVRLHSTLGNLPPNAFEHQSAITQPIGLCEIT